A stretch of the Jeotgalibacillus haloalkalitolerans genome encodes the following:
- a CDS encoding glycosyltransferase, giving the protein MKKRILFISRSLRIGGIERSLVNLLKNIDYTAVEVDLFLYTNKGEYLEELPESINLVNHSKLLEMLGMTVNEAKEYRGYLFAFTRLLMAIVCKIIGSRLFWKLAFAGRALPEHYHSAIAFSNNIGHRHLNSGYYQFLIEKVNADRKIGWVHTDYQKMGLNPQKDHRYFAQLDAIVNVSKASKKIFDDVFPQWTSKSHVVYNTVPVNEIELLGNKELERSHPKKPHDLKGVTVARLDQNKSVERVIYGIHEMKKINPNVSWTIVGDGPERPRLEKLTDELELNQVIKFEGNQKNPYPFIKNADVFVLSSKYEGLPMTVLESLVLKTPVIVTNYAAAHEQVKNGYNGIVAENSNEGLTKELVELAAFPGIIKQLKERIAAEEFYFNRLAVSQFDHLINEGKQRGGM; this is encoded by the coding sequence ATGAAAAAGAGGATATTATTTATCAGCAGGTCTCTAAGAATTGGTGGTATTGAACGTTCACTTGTGAATTTGCTTAAAAACATAGACTATACAGCGGTAGAGGTGGACTTGTTTCTCTATACAAATAAAGGAGAATATCTTGAAGAATTGCCTGAAAGCATTAATTTAGTTAATCATTCGAAGCTTTTAGAAATGCTTGGCATGACAGTGAATGAAGCTAAAGAATATAGAGGTTATCTTTTTGCTTTTACAAGACTGCTAATGGCTATTGTGTGTAAAATAATTGGCAGTCGTTTATTTTGGAAGCTTGCATTTGCAGGGAGAGCTTTGCCTGAGCACTATCATTCCGCCATTGCTTTTTCAAATAACATTGGTCACCGTCATTTGAATTCCGGATATTATCAATTCTTAATTGAAAAAGTGAATGCCGATCGTAAAATAGGCTGGGTTCATACGGATTATCAAAAAATGGGCTTAAACCCGCAGAAAGATCACAGATATTTTGCTCAACTGGATGCGATTGTAAATGTATCGAAAGCCAGTAAAAAAATCTTTGATGATGTTTTTCCTCAATGGACTTCAAAATCGCATGTCGTATACAATACAGTACCGGTGAATGAAATTGAATTATTAGGAAATAAAGAGCTGGAAAGATCTCATCCAAAAAAACCTCATGATTTGAAGGGTGTGACAGTTGCCAGGCTTGATCAGAATAAATCAGTAGAAAGAGTGATTTACGGTATACATGAGATGAAAAAAATTAACCCGAATGTATCCTGGACAATTGTGGGTGATGGACCTGAGAGACCCAGACTTGAAAAATTGACTGATGAATTGGAATTAAATCAAGTGATTAAATTTGAAGGGAATCAAAAAAATCCATATCCCTTTATAAAAAATGCAGACGTATTTGTCTTGAGCTCTAAATATGAAGGACTTCCGATGACTGTTTTAGAGTCTCTGGTTCTGAAAACACCCGTAATTGTCACCAATTATGCGGCAGCTCATGAGCAGGTGAAAAATGGATATAACGGAATTGTTGCAGAAAACTCAAATGAGGGTCTTACAAAAGAACTTGTTGAATTGGCAGCATTTCCAGGGATCATCAAACAGCTGAAAGAACGGATTGCGGCGGAGGAATTTTATTTCAATCGTCTCGCGGTGTCTCAGTTTGATCATTTAATCAATGAAGGTAAGCAGAGAGGAGGAATGTAA
- a CDS encoding O-antigen ligase family protein: MSVPVDTERRLFTPIAFTFPYMIILLLGLKIESARYITFLTVLIFISAFFYFRQEKHFTIQPKYFFLLLFFAGYLLLGLANGSMLQIIKNISMVFVLMAPFFLFDWLFAEKNKKHLYKNTKAVLWVISPVLVYTIISTFYYLNKNPYLARYMATYDSDAASVVGLPIAIGGGYALIYGIIVLVPLFIYLGKISKGSFRTAVLFFSGAVILLAFIVKAGFATAFLVAVIAGISSLVIYGQQRAIFWFFAVIGILYSFLFMSSAFIIQVIYGLRSLLPDHSIIGTRLEEIIPILNGTSGNSSFSVRIDKLNESISAFLDHPLIGIGPKYGFDYTAVAAHTGFHTEWIDLLSQYGLLLGIPLMIFIFTTFVQLLKIFQDTMYSPLIKLSTLTLLCIGFLNPILNTSAFLIAFVFIPSLLVQHSLRQEYKEKVYSDILLNENKTSDNRMNKEPKVFLLR, encoded by the coding sequence ATGTCTGTACCAGTTGATACAGAAAGACGGTTATTTACACCAATTGCATTTACTTTCCCTTATATGATTATTCTATTACTGGGGTTAAAAATTGAGTCTGCAAGATATATTACATTCTTAACTGTACTTATCTTTATAAGTGCTTTTTTTTATTTCAGACAGGAAAAGCATTTCACTATACAACCAAAGTATTTCTTTCTTTTACTATTCTTTGCGGGTTATTTGTTATTAGGTCTGGCAAACGGAAGTATGCTGCAGATCATTAAAAACATCAGCATGGTGTTCGTTTTAATGGCTCCTTTTTTTCTTTTTGACTGGCTGTTTGCCGAGAAAAACAAAAAGCACTTATATAAGAATACGAAAGCTGTGCTTTGGGTGATCAGTCCTGTACTAGTGTATACAATCATCTCCACTTTTTACTATTTAAATAAAAATCCATATCTTGCAAGATATATGGCTACTTATGATTCAGATGCAGCTTCTGTAGTTGGCCTTCCGATTGCCATCGGAGGAGGATACGCGTTAATCTACGGAATTATCGTTCTAGTACCTTTATTTATTTACCTTGGAAAGATTTCGAAAGGGAGCTTCCGGACAGCGGTTTTGTTTTTTTCAGGCGCAGTCATTCTGTTGGCGTTTATTGTAAAAGCAGGATTTGCGACAGCATTTTTAGTGGCAGTAATTGCGGGAATTTCATCGCTGGTTATTTATGGGCAGCAAAGGGCTATTTTCTGGTTTTTTGCTGTTATTGGTATACTATATAGCTTTTTATTTATGAGTTCAGCTTTTATCATACAAGTTATTTATGGCCTGCGCAGTCTTCTTCCGGATCATTCGATTATAGGGACCAGGCTGGAAGAGATCATTCCGATTTTGAATGGAACTTCAGGGAACTCAAGTTTTTCTGTCAGAATTGATAAGCTGAATGAGAGTATTTCAGCATTTTTAGATCATCCTTTGATAGGTATCGGTCCTAAATATGGTTTTGATTATACTGCCGTAGCAGCTCACACAGGCTTCCATACAGAGTGGATTGATCTGCTATCACAATATGGTCTATTGTTGGGAATCCCGCTTATGATATTTATTTTTACTACATTTGTTCAATTGTTAAAGATTTTTCAAGATACGATGTATTCTCCGTTGATAAAGTTGAGTACACTCACGCTGTTGTGTATAGGATTTCTGAATCCAATTTTGAATACATCAGCTTTTTTAATCGCATTTGTTTTTATTCCAAGTCTTCTCGTTCAACATTCGCTCAGACAGGAATATAAAGAAAAGGTTTATTCAGATATTCTGCTAAATGAGAATAAAACGTCAGATAACCGTATGAATAAAGAACCAAAAGTATTTCTTTTAAGATAG
- a CDS encoding glycosyltransferase, with amino-acid sequence MKFSVVIPMYNVAAYLKTCIESVLAQSYTDIEMILVNDGSTDNSCEIAKKYVDQYQHVVLINQQNQGLSQARNTGIKAAVGDYIIFLDADDFWSKDFLGDLAKRIEEADSDAVLFRYQFYYQDQNKYEEQRYKFTREQIRNLEGKAALELILNHMTYFDWYACMLVVKRQLILSNHLFFIPDKKYEDVLWTPNVLLHAEKVDYFDEAIYSYRLEREGQITKNVTRATLTDSIYAVTYWRRMIDDQFVGTELGEKLMVNVCYRYYFALYLTGFLKNEDKKHVINLLKDNKNYLMYYTNAKQKYSYILCRLLGFNLATFIFKYYIKHFTNSKYETSQ; translated from the coding sequence ATGAAATTCAGTGTGGTTATTCCTATGTATAATGTCGCAGCTTATCTGAAAACATGTATTGAGAGTGTGTTGGCACAGTCTTATACAGATATTGAAATGATTCTGGTGAATGACGGTTCAACAGATAACAGCTGTGAAATTGCAAAGAAATATGTGGATCAGTATCAGCATGTCGTTTTGATTAATCAGCAGAATCAGGGGCTTTCTCAGGCAAGGAATACAGGAATTAAAGCAGCCGTGGGAGATTATATCATTTTTCTTGATGCAGACGATTTCTGGTCAAAGGATTTTTTAGGCGACCTGGCAAAGAGAATCGAAGAAGCTGATTCTGATGCAGTATTATTCCGTTATCAATTTTATTACCAGGATCAGAACAAATATGAAGAGCAGCGATACAAATTTACCAGAGAGCAGATTAGAAACCTGGAGGGTAAAGCAGCCTTAGAATTAATACTAAACCATATGACTTATTTTGATTGGTATGCTTGTATGCTGGTAGTAAAAAGACAACTGATTTTAAGTAATCATTTATTTTTTATACCTGACAAAAAATATGAAGACGTTTTATGGACCCCAAATGTATTATTGCATGCTGAAAAAGTGGACTATTTCGATGAAGCGATTTATTCTTATCGATTAGAACGGGAGGGACAAATCACTAAAAATGTAACGAGAGCCACTTTAACTGATAGTATTTATGCTGTTACTTACTGGAGAAGAATGATAGATGATCAATTTGTGGGCACTGAGCTGGGAGAAAAATTAATGGTCAATGTATGTTACCGTTATTATTTTGCATTATATCTAACCGGGTTTTTAAAAAATGAAGATAAAAAACATGTAATCAATCTTTTAAAAGATAATAAAAATTATTTAATGTATTATACAAATGCAAAACAAAAATACTCTTATATTCTATGCAGGTTGTTAGGATTCAACTTAGCTACCTTTATTTTTAAATATTATATTAAGCATTTTACCAACAGTAAGTATGAAACATCTCAATAA
- a CDS encoding biotin transporter BioY, with protein sequence MSSSRLRMYLFSSMLAAVTAIFAQIEIPLPLVPISGQTLAVGIAATILGSRYGAFSMVIYMMLGVIGLPVFAGFAGGAHVVAGPTGGYIVGFIAAAFFTGLFLEKTAFTYKMAIIANLIGMIVTLTFGTIWLKVLLDLSWPAALAAGVTPFLAVGVIKALLAAWIGIAVRDRLKSSQMSFGEAA encoded by the coding sequence ATGTCATCCAGTCGTTTAAGAATGTATTTATTCAGCAGCATGCTGGCAGCAGTAACAGCAATTTTTGCTCAGATTGAAATTCCGCTCCCGCTCGTACCAATCAGTGGCCAGACACTTGCAGTCGGTATTGCGGCAACCATTTTAGGAAGCAGATACGGCGCCTTTTCAATGGTGATCTACATGATGCTAGGGGTTATCGGTCTGCCTGTGTTCGCAGGATTTGCAGGAGGCGCTCATGTCGTAGCAGGTCCAACAGGCGGTTATATCGTGGGATTCATTGCAGCAGCATTTTTTACAGGGCTCTTTTTAGAGAAAACAGCATTTACATATAAAATGGCCATCATCGCAAACCTGATCGGCATGATCGTGACTCTGACGTTCGGTACGATCTGGCTTAAGGTTTTGCTTGATCTGTCATGGCCGGCAGCACTGGCAGCGGGTGTGACGCCGTTTTTAGCAGTGGGTGTGATTAAAGCTTTACTTGCAGCATGGATTGGGATTGCTGTGAGGGACCGGTTGAAGAGCTCGCAGATGAGTTTTGGGGAAGCGGCATAA
- a CDS encoding malate synthase G: MNKHGLQVNPSLYEFIEKEALPETGINSEDFWSGFSEIVHGFTPKNRQLLHKREELQQKIDEWHQTYGWQEQREGYEKFLKEIGYLEDEVKDFQITTQNVDREIASQAGPQLVVPVNNARYAINAANARWGSLYDALYGTDVISEENGAEKGSSYNPKRGEQVITYAKRFLDQSVPLQQGSHVDVTRYFIENGQLSAETGDGKTGLQDPDSFRGHQGSADHPTAVLLQHHDLHIDIRINQSHPIGQTDKAGVKDVCVEAALTTIMDCEDSVTAVDAEDKVLVYRNWLGLMKGSLTERFVKGGETVHRTLADDRYYTARDGGDLKLRGRSLLLIRNVGHLMTNGMLLDREGNEVPEGIADAVITSLIAMHDIKGKHANSEKGSIYIVKPKMHGSQEVEFSNRLFNAVEDLLGLERHTVKIGVMDEERRTTLNLKNCIHAVKDRIVFINTGFLDRTGDEIHTSMHAGAVIRKGEMKQSAWLNAYEKSNVGNGLLCGLPGKAQIGKGMWAMPDRMKEMMEQKTGHLEAGGNTAWVPSPTAATLHALHYHQLQVKSIQESLRNQITNRRQALLTIPLADQQWSAEEIEQELENNAQGLLGYVVRWVEHGIGCSKVPDIHNVGLMEDRATLRISSQHMSNWLQHGIVTEQQILQVLEKMAQVVDQQNANDPAYQPMSENFEDSIAFQAAKELIFEGTKQPSGYTEPILHKRRLEYKEKMMALKES; the protein is encoded by the coding sequence ATGAATAAGCATGGTTTGCAGGTAAATCCCTCTCTATATGAATTTATTGAAAAAGAAGCACTACCGGAAACAGGGATAAATAGTGAAGATTTTTGGAGCGGATTCAGTGAAATTGTCCATGGGTTTACACCGAAAAACCGCCAGCTGTTACATAAGCGGGAAGAGTTGCAGCAGAAAATTGATGAATGGCATCAGACTTATGGTTGGCAGGAGCAGCGCGAGGGATATGAAAAGTTTTTAAAAGAGATTGGATATCTTGAAGACGAAGTAAAGGATTTTCAGATTACGACTCAAAACGTTGACCGGGAAATCGCAAGCCAGGCGGGTCCTCAGCTGGTGGTGCCTGTGAATAATGCGCGTTATGCCATTAATGCTGCGAATGCAAGGTGGGGCAGTCTGTACGATGCGCTCTATGGAACAGATGTGATCAGTGAGGAAAACGGTGCTGAAAAAGGATCTTCCTATAATCCTAAGCGGGGAGAGCAGGTCATTACTTATGCAAAGAGATTCCTGGATCAATCTGTCCCTCTTCAACAAGGATCTCATGTAGATGTAACCCGTTATTTTATTGAAAATGGTCAGCTTTCGGCTGAGACAGGCGATGGAAAAACCGGCCTACAAGACCCTGATTCATTCAGAGGACACCAGGGCTCAGCAGACCATCCGACAGCTGTACTATTACAGCATCACGATCTGCATATCGACATCAGAATTAATCAATCCCATCCGATTGGCCAGACAGACAAGGCGGGTGTAAAAGATGTTTGTGTTGAAGCGGCACTGACCACGATCATGGACTGTGAAGATTCAGTTACAGCAGTTGATGCTGAAGACAAAGTGCTCGTCTACCGCAATTGGCTTGGACTGATGAAGGGTTCGCTGACAGAAAGGTTCGTTAAGGGCGGAGAAACGGTTCATCGTACGCTTGCGGATGACCGTTATTATACTGCGCGGGATGGCGGAGATCTGAAGCTGAGAGGACGGTCACTCCTTTTAATCAGAAATGTCGGTCACCTGATGACAAACGGCATGCTGCTTGATCGTGAAGGGAATGAAGTACCTGAAGGGATTGCAGATGCTGTCATTACGAGTCTGATTGCGATGCATGACATTAAAGGAAAGCATGCCAATTCCGAAAAAGGCTCGATCTATATCGTGAAGCCGAAAATGCACGGTTCTCAGGAAGTTGAATTTTCAAACCGTTTATTTAATGCGGTAGAAGACCTGCTTGGACTTGAGCGTCATACGGTTAAAATTGGTGTAATGGACGAAGAGCGAAGAACAACCCTCAATCTGAAAAACTGTATTCATGCAGTAAAGGACCGGATTGTTTTTATTAATACCGGCTTCCTGGATCGTACGGGAGATGAAATTCATACATCTATGCACGCAGGGGCTGTCATCCGAAAAGGTGAAATGAAACAGTCTGCCTGGCTGAACGCTTATGAGAAGTCGAATGTAGGTAATGGTTTATTATGCGGGCTGCCAGGCAAAGCGCAGATTGGAAAAGGAATGTGGGCAATGCCTGACAGAATGAAGGAAATGATGGAACAGAAAACAGGCCATCTGGAAGCCGGAGGTAATACAGCATGGGTTCCTTCACCGACTGCAGCAACCCTGCATGCGCTGCACTACCATCAATTGCAGGTGAAAAGCATCCAGGAGTCACTGCGCAATCAAATCACAAACCGCAGGCAGGCATTACTGACCATTCCTCTGGCAGATCAGCAGTGGAGCGCTGAAGAAATCGAACAGGAGCTTGAAAACAATGCACAGGGTCTACTGGGCTACGTTGTACGCTGGGTAGAACACGGCATAGGCTGCTCAAAAGTACCTGATATCCATAACGTCGGCCTGATGGAAGACCGTGCAACATTGCGGATCTCAAGCCAGCACATGTCCAATTGGCTTCAGCATGGCATTGTAACAGAACAGCAGATCCTGCAGGTATTAGAAAAAATGGCACAAGTCGTTGACCAGCAAAATGCCAATGACCCTGCCTACCAGCCAATGAGCGAAAACTTTGAAGACTCAATTGCATTCCAGGCCGCAAAAGAGCTGATCTTCGAAGGCACAAAACAACCAAGCGGCTACACAGAACCGATTCTTCATAAGAGACGGTTAGAGTATAAAGAAAAAATGATGGCTTTGAAAGAGTCTTAA
- the aceA gene encoding isocitrate lyase yields the protein MEIMTNTNNQQVEELQQNWQGERWEGVQRPYTPEDVIKLRGSVVIEQTLARMGADRLWKLMHEEDYINALGALTGNQAMQQVKAGLKAIYLSGWQVAADANLSGHMYPDQSLYPANSVPQVVKRINQTLQRADQIQQAEGKGDTYWFAPIVADMEAGFGGNLNVFELTKAMIEAGAGGVHLEDQLSSEKKCGHLGGKVLLPTQTAVKNLISARLAADVMGVPTVIIARTDANAANLITSDVDPYDHQFITGERTPEGFYRTNDGLDQAIARGLAYAPYADLIWCETSEPNLDEARRFAEAIHEKFPGKLLAYNCSPSFNWKKKLDDETIEIFQQELGKMGYKFQFVTLAGFHSLNYGMFELARGYKARGMGAYSELQQAEFDAEENGYTATRHQREVGTGYFDEVSMVISGGTSSTTALSGSTEAEQFQKA from the coding sequence ATGGAAATCATGACAAACACAAACAATCAGCAGGTTGAGGAACTACAGCAAAACTGGCAGGGGGAGCGCTGGGAAGGGGTTCAGCGCCCTTACACGCCGGAAGATGTGATCAAACTGAGAGGATCAGTTGTCATAGAACAGACGCTTGCAAGAATGGGAGCTGATCGTCTTTGGAAACTGATGCACGAAGAGGATTACATTAACGCACTTGGTGCACTCACTGGAAACCAGGCAATGCAGCAGGTAAAAGCGGGACTGAAAGCTATTTACCTGAGCGGATGGCAGGTTGCAGCAGATGCCAACCTTTCAGGTCATATGTATCCGGACCAGAGTTTATATCCGGCAAACAGTGTCCCTCAGGTTGTAAAAAGAATTAACCAGACGCTTCAGCGTGCAGATCAGATCCAGCAGGCTGAAGGAAAGGGCGATACATACTGGTTCGCCCCAATCGTAGCAGATATGGAAGCTGGCTTTGGGGGTAACCTGAACGTATTTGAATTAACAAAAGCAATGATTGAAGCAGGAGCAGGCGGTGTTCACCTTGAGGATCAGCTGTCTTCAGAAAAGAAATGCGGTCACTTAGGCGGAAAAGTACTTCTTCCAACGCAGACAGCCGTTAAAAACCTGATCTCTGCAAGACTTGCAGCAGATGTGATGGGTGTTCCAACAGTCATTATTGCACGTACTGATGCAAACGCAGCGAACCTGATTACAAGCGATGTAGATCCATACGATCATCAGTTTATTACAGGCGAACGTACACCTGAAGGGTTCTATCGTACAAATGACGGTCTGGATCAGGCGATTGCGAGAGGGCTTGCATATGCACCATATGCTGACCTGATCTGGTGTGAGACATCTGAACCAAATCTTGATGAAGCGCGCAGATTTGCAGAAGCGATTCATGAGAAGTTCCCTGGCAAGCTGCTTGCGTATAACTGCTCACCTTCATTTAACTGGAAAAAGAAGCTGGATGATGAAACGATTGAAATCTTCCAGCAGGAGCTGGGTAAAATGGGCTATAAATTCCAGTTCGTGACACTTGCAGGCTTCCATTCATTGAATTATGGCATGTTTGAACTGGCGCGTGGTTACAAGGCGCGCGGCATGGGTGCATATTCAGAGCTGCAGCAGGCTGAATTTGATGCAGAAGAGAATGGTTATACAGCAACACGCCACCAGCGCGAAGTAGGTACAGGTTACTTTGATGAAGTGTCAATGGTGATCTCCGGCGGTACTTCGTCCACAACAGCACTATCAGGTTCAACTGAAGCAGAGCAATTTCAAAAAGCTTAA
- a CDS encoding sensor domain-containing protein, giving the protein MKQKYENSIHPFITMMDRISDIVLILEVLPGPEFIYEFINEQGKKILGLDETILGRRFEDIYAPERADYIREKYMEVIKTKLHTHFELVGEGGWIGETTLNPIVNEHNEVTHVLSITRDVTDRKSLEENLAKTSAELGLVWDHASDAIFFMNEDGSIYRVNRAFEDMLGYQQAEVQGVLIPPFFKGHNQEKHEAFLSKLFGGQAFENMERQRVCKDGRIIEVLASYRPVKLNHRSYAIVMYKDITHLKEVERQVKEREERFRSLFDANPDIIWAIDKNGRVEHVNGAVTDILGYSKEEILQMDSHLLANHTDSQTIQYEEAVKRTLEGATVEYTAELFHKSGKKVELKVKTLPIRVNGETIGIYEVGQDMTQRNRAERALKRMAFTDSLTGLPNRRHITEKIDETIAASRENQQQFALLYIDMDHFKEINDSFGHDAGDDLLKLFANRIRSEMTADQLVARLGGDEFLVLLPDISDEADAVNKAGEVLNALSSPYRIAGQQLDVTSSMGISIYPKHGKNKRELIKQADEALYSAKDNGKNMFMLYGK; this is encoded by the coding sequence ATGAAACAGAAATATGAAAACAGCATACATCCATTTATCACAATGATGGACAGGATATCTGACATTGTATTAATCCTTGAAGTACTGCCGGGTCCTGAATTTATATATGAATTTATTAATGAACAGGGTAAAAAGATTCTTGGTCTGGATGAAACCATTCTGGGAAGACGATTTGAAGATATATATGCACCTGAACGTGCTGATTATATAAGAGAAAAGTATATGGAAGTCATTAAGACGAAGCTGCATACGCATTTTGAATTGGTAGGGGAAGGTGGCTGGATCGGAGAAACCACGCTTAATCCGATTGTAAATGAACATAATGAAGTCACGCATGTCTTATCTATTACAAGAGATGTCACAGACCGGAAATCTCTTGAAGAGAATCTCGCTAAAACATCTGCTGAGCTCGGTCTCGTATGGGATCATGCCTCGGACGCCATTTTTTTCATGAATGAAGACGGGTCGATTTACAGAGTGAACCGGGCGTTTGAAGATATGCTTGGTTATCAGCAGGCTGAAGTCCAGGGTGTGTTAATTCCACCTTTTTTCAAAGGTCACAATCAGGAAAAGCATGAAGCTTTTTTATCAAAATTATTTGGCGGACAAGCATTTGAAAATATGGAGAGGCAGCGGGTATGTAAGGATGGAAGAATCATAGAAGTACTGGCATCCTATCGCCCGGTTAAGCTGAACCACAGATCCTATGCAATTGTCATGTATAAAGATATTACACATCTGAAAGAGGTTGAAAGACAGGTAAAAGAGCGTGAAGAAAGGTTCAGATCTTTGTTTGACGCGAATCCGGATATAATCTGGGCAATTGATAAAAATGGCCGTGTTGAACATGTGAATGGAGCTGTAACAGATATACTTGGGTATTCAAAAGAAGAAATTTTACAGATGGACAGCCACCTTTTAGCAAACCATACGGATTCCCAGACGATTCAATATGAAGAAGCCGTAAAGAGAACGCTTGAGGGAGCGACAGTGGAATATACAGCAGAACTTTTTCATAAGTCAGGAAAAAAAGTGGAGCTGAAGGTAAAAACGCTTCCGATCAGAGTAAATGGTGAAACGATTGGGATCTATGAGGTTGGGCAGGATATGACGCAGCGTAATAGAGCCGAGAGAGCGTTGAAAAGAATGGCGTTTACTGACAGCCTTACTGGACTGCCGAATCGTCGTCACATCACAGAAAAAATTGATGAAACGATTGCTGCATCAAGAGAAAACCAGCAGCAATTTGCCCTGCTTTATATTGATATGGATCATTTTAAGGAAATTAATGATTCTTTTGGACATGATGCGGGAGATGATTTGCTTAAATTATTTGCAAACCGTATCCGGAGCGAAATGACTGCCGATCAGCTCGTAGCAAGGCTTGGGGGAGATGAGTTTTTAGTATTGCTGCCGGATATTTCAGATGAGGCAGATGCAGTCAATAAAGCCGGGGAAGTACTGAATGCACTCAGTAGCCCTTACAGAATCGCAGGACAGCAGCTGGATGTGACCTCGAGTATGGGGATTTCTATTTATCCGAAGCATGGTAAAAATAAACGTGAGCTGATTAAGCAGGCGGATGAAGCATTATATAGTGCCAAGGATAACGGTAAAAACATGTTCATGCTGTATGGAAAATAA
- a CDS encoding NAD(P)/FAD-dependent oxidoreductase, with protein sequence MTELHNGKLYWPETAERDVSFPALKGDQHCDVLIVGGGMAGALCAEELSHTQLKVSVVDKGSVGEGSSSANTGLLQYSNDKMLHEFIEEIGEEKAVTFYKMCLDAVEELQKVAGTLPGKVDFVRRPSLYYASDESDVEKLKKEYAALSEHGFEVEYFDADKIEEIYGFRKPAALMTHGDAEVNPFRLIRSLFESAHTRGVQIYEHTSLENLHTDQEGKHILQTAEGTITAERVIYCTGYEAKSLADRFGGELNRTYAITTNPVENLESWIYRALIWETKRPYFYMRTTEDGRIIAGGLDEDKMDADVSDEKLRDRGERLINRIKEHFPELDINAEYVWSAAFGESEDGLPFIGKDPKHEGIYYCLGFGGNGTVYSKLGAKLLCEMFHDEHNPNEAAIVDPGRD encoded by the coding sequence ATGACAGAATTACATAATGGGAAATTATACTGGCCGGAAACAGCTGAGAGAGATGTGTCATTTCCGGCATTGAAAGGAGACCAGCATTGTGATGTGCTGATTGTGGGTGGAGGAATGGCCGGTGCGCTTTGTGCTGAAGAGCTGTCTCATACACAATTGAAGGTTTCTGTAGTGGATAAAGGAAGCGTAGGGGAAGGCAGTTCATCAGCAAATACCGGATTGCTCCAATACTCTAATGATAAAATGCTTCATGAATTCATCGAAGAAATTGGTGAAGAAAAAGCTGTGACATTTTATAAAATGTGTCTGGATGCAGTTGAGGAACTGCAAAAGGTGGCCGGAACTTTACCGGGGAAAGTGGATTTTGTCAGAAGACCAAGCCTTTATTATGCATCTGACGAATCAGACGTTGAAAAGCTGAAAAAAGAATACGCAGCTTTATCCGAGCATGGATTTGAAGTGGAATACTTTGATGCAGATAAAATTGAAGAGATCTACGGATTCAGAAAACCGGCAGCACTTATGACACACGGGGATGCAGAAGTGAATCCGTTTCGCCTGATCCGTTCTTTATTTGAAAGTGCACATACACGCGGGGTTCAGATCTATGAGCATACATCCCTTGAAAATCTTCATACAGATCAGGAAGGAAAGCATATTCTGCAGACTGCTGAGGGGACAATAACAGCTGAACGTGTGATTTACTGTACCGGCTATGAGGCGAAGTCGCTTGCAGACAGATTTGGAGGTGAACTGAACCGGACGTATGCGATTACGACAAATCCGGTTGAGAATCTTGAATCCTGGATTTACCGTGCGTTGATCTGGGAGACAAAACGCCCGTACTTTTATATGAGAACGACTGAAGACGGCAGGATAATCGCCGGCGGACTGGATGAAGATAAAATGGATGCTGATGTAAGTGATGAAAAGCTGCGTGATCGGGGTGAAAGGCTGATTAATCGAATTAAGGAGCATTTTCCTGAACTCGACATCAACGCTGAATACGTGTGGTCAGCAGCCTTTGGTGAATCAGAGGATGGCCTTCCGTTTATCGGGAAAGATCCTAAGCATGAAGGGATTTACTACTGTCTTGGATTTGGCGGTAATGGAACGGTGTACAGTAAGCTCGGCGCGAAGCTGCTATGCGAGATGTTTCATGACGAGCACAATCCGAATGAAGCGGCGATTGTAGATCCGGGAAGAGATTGA